A segment of the Desulfuromonas acetoxidans DSM 684 genome:
ATTGGGATCTGTCCGTGGCCCGTTCCGTTTCGGTGTTGAAGTATTTTCAGAAAAACGATTTGCTGCCGCTTAATCGCATGTCCGCTGTCGGTTATGGTGCGGAGAAGCCTCTGGTGCCCAACGACTCGCCGGAAAACCGGGCGAAAAACCGGCGGGTTGAGTTTGTGCTGGAGAGTTTGGGGGACTATCGTGAAGAATTGCCCTACCTGATTGATGCCAATGAACAGTTGCCCTTTTAACTGCAAACAGCTCTGTTGCGACAAAAGCGAGACACGTTTTGAGAATGAAGCACCCTGTTAAGACCGACACCTTCGAGCACCAAAGAAAGGCAAAATAGATTATGGCTGATGAAGAGAAGCAGGAAAAAGGCGGTAAAAGCAAGATGATGTTATTCGTCGGCATCGGCGTCGTGGTTTTTGCTGATTGCTGTGGGGATTGCCGCTTATCTGCTTGGCTCACGTTCTGCGCAGCAGGCTCCGGCCGGTGAATCCGCCGAGGTGGAAGATACTTCAAAGGCTGAAGGCGTTGGCCCGATGGTGGATATTACCGATTTCATCATCAATATTCTGGATAAAAACGAGACCCGTTACCTCAAGGCAGCCATTACCCTGGAGCTGGAAAACGAAGAAACGGTTGTCGAGGTCAATGAGCGCATGCCGCAGATTCGTGATTCCATCCTGCTGTTGATCGGTAACAAAACCTTTGCGGAACTCAATGATTTGCAGGGGAAACTGCAATTACGGGCGGAGATTATCGTTCGCCTGAATAAATTGTTGAAAAAAGGGAAAGTCAAAGGGATCTATTTCACTGAATTTGTTGTCCAATAGGGGGCGTGCTTGGAGCGGATTCTCTCCAAAGATGAAATTGCCGAGCTGTTATCGGCGGTTAAGGACGGGACGCTTGATGCGGAGCTGGAGAGCAGTGACGAGGATTATTCTCCGGAACCGCGCGCCGTTTCCAGTTTCAGCCTGGTGCAGAGCAAGGGCCAGGCGACCATGCGTCTGGCCAACTTCGATATTTTGCTGGATGGTTTTGCCCGCAATCTATCCTTTTCTCTGTCCAATCGCCTGCAGCGTGCCGTCAGTGTTCTCAGGGAGAGTATCTCCTCGATGGAGTATGAGACCCTGATCCATGAATGCAGTAATCATGAGCTTTACGGCATTCTCAGCCTTGATCCGTTGAAGAAAAACGGTCTTCTGATTTTTGATTCCAGTATTTCGTTTGCCCAGGTTGAAATTATGCTTGGCGGTGTTGCCGAGCATTCCGGCGATTTGCCGCAACGGGGTATGACGACGATCGAGACCAACATTCTCAAAGAGGTTATTCGCGAAAGTTGTCTGGAACTTAATAAGGCATTTTCTCCCATTGAAGGCCTTGAATCTGATCTCGTGCGGGTGGAGAGCAATCCGCGTCTGGTCACGATTGTCCCGGCTGACACTGAAATGATGGTGGCGGCATTTCGGGTCAAGATTAACGAGATCAGCGGCCTGTTGCGGCTGGTGATCCCCTATTCCTCCCTTGATCCAATTCGCGAGAAACTCAAGAGTGAATTGGGTGCCAGTGGTCCGGGAGGGCAGTGGCGCAGTCATCTGGCACATGAGGTTGAGGACATGGACGTTGCCGTGTCTGCTCAGTTGGCGCAAATCACCCTGAATGTGCGCGAAATTCTTGATTTACGTGTTGGTGATATTCTGCAACTTGACTGTTCCGTGGATCAGCCTGTGTCGGTGATGGTTGAAGGGAAAGGGAAGTTTTCCGGCTTGGCGGGACTTCGTGATGGTAAGAAAGCAGTACGCGTTTTAGAACGTTTACATAGGAGGAGATAATCTGATGGAAGAAACCGAAGCGACACCTGCTCCGGCTCCGGACGCGGCAGAGAGTCACGACGAAGATTTGAAAAACCTGGAACTGTTGCTGGATATCCCTCTGGATGTGTCGGTCGAAGTTGGGCGGACTAAAATTCTGGTCCGCGAATTGCTGCAGATGGATGAGGGCTATGTCATTGAGCTGGGTAAAAATGCCAATGAACCCCTTGATGTGTATGTTAATTCTCGCCTTATTGCCCGCGGCGAAGTGGTGCTGGTCGATGATAAGCTGGGACTGCGGCTGACCGATGTGATCAGTCCGGCTGAGCGGATCGAAAAACTGGCTTGATGATTGTGAGAGCGTTTGTTGCCACGTTACTGACTGTTGCCTGGGCTGTCCCCGTCTGGGCTGCTACCGGCCAGGATCTGGAACTTGTACCGATGGGACTTAAGGTCTTGGCTTCACTGGCAATTGTTTTGGGGTTGGTCCTGTTTCTATACGCGGTTCTGAAGCGGGGCAACTTGGTTCCCGGAGCCAAAGGCGGCGAGATCAAGGTGGTTGAGATTCGTCATCTGGCCCCGAAGAAAACGCTCTACCTGGTTACGGTCAAAGACCGTACCCTGTTGATTGGAACGACGACAGAGCATATGGAAACACTGGCACAATGGCC
Coding sequences within it:
- a CDS encoding flagellar basal body-associated FliL family protein, giving the protein MLIAVGIAAYLLGSRSAQQAPAGESAEVEDTSKAEGVGPMVDITDFIINILDKNETRYLKAAITLELENEETVVEVNERMPQIRDSILLLIGNKTFAELNDLQGKLQLRAEIIVRLNKLLKKGKVKGIYFTEFVVQ
- the fliM gene encoding flagellar motor switch protein FliM — encoded protein: MERILSKDEIAELLSAVKDGTLDAELESSDEDYSPEPRAVSSFSLVQSKGQATMRLANFDILLDGFARNLSFSLSNRLQRAVSVLRESISSMEYETLIHECSNHELYGILSLDPLKKNGLLIFDSSISFAQVEIMLGGVAEHSGDLPQRGMTTIETNILKEVIRESCLELNKAFSPIEGLESDLVRVESNPRLVTIVPADTEMMVAAFRVKINEISGLLRLVIPYSSLDPIREKLKSELGASGPGGQWRSHLAHEVEDMDVAVSAQLAQITLNVREILDLRVGDILQLDCSVDQPVSVMVEGKGKFSGLAGLRDGKKAVRVLERLHRRR
- the fliN gene encoding flagellar motor switch protein FliN yields the protein MEETEATPAPAPDAAESHDEDLKNLELLLDIPLDVSVEVGRTKILVRELLQMDEGYVIELGKNANEPLDVYVNSRLIARGEVVLVDDKLGLRLTDVISPAERIEKLA
- the fliO gene encoding flagellar biosynthetic protein FliO produces the protein MIVRAFVATLLTVAWAVPVWAATGQDLELVPMGLKVLASLAIVLGLVLFLYAVLKRGNLVPGAKGGEIKVVEIRHLAPKKTLYLVTVKDRTLLIGTTTEHMETLAQWPSQPAEDFAEVLAETEQDKAGEDV